The DNA sequence tgtgtgagccgtTGCCAGCTCAGCTGTTTCACACTCACACGGTTGGGCTGGACAGGATTCAGTGGGGAGGAGATGCTGCTAATGTCTCTCTCTTGTTGTGGAAACACTGCACTGAATATCCTTCCTCTCTCATCAACCGCTGCTCAgcggtacaaacacacacacacacacacacacatgttgctTTAGTCAATGTTCCTCATTGCTCAGTGTATTATAATATAATCAATGGTTGATCTCCAAACAGACTTCTGTGAATTTATGGTTGACCCAGCTATTGGGTATTATATTGGGTAAACAATTTAGTTTAACTGTCAAATATATGAAAGGGTTAATAATGCCCCTGTATTACTTCCATGGTTTGTAGCCAGAGGCATGGAAATGATGGCTTGAGTTTTGACACCACAACAACTCTTGCGTTAGTACAAATGTCTTTCTGTGAGACAGAATAGAGCACTATCCATCCTCAAACGCAACCACCCTTGTACAGTCTATTATACAGTCCATTTAATTAAGTTGCTTAATCACTGTTTAGGTCACTTGTAGGTCTCCAAGTAGACTGATTGTGATCTTGGATAGCTCCAATTTACTCATTGACTCAGATGTTTATCTTTGAGTCCAATCCGTGTGAGTCCATGTGTGTCGggggtgcgcgtgcgtgtgtgtgtgtttgctgcagtCAGACAAACTGAGAGGCAGGAGTTTGAACTTGGCTTCACTCCCTGAAATGCCAGACACCCATTACATAAACATGCCACCCTGAACTTTGTGACTTGCTTTTACCTCACAAGGTATGTCAGTATTCTTTGTTCATTCACTAATGGTAAACCACTGcaatgcgtgcgtgtgttcagtgtttgaacaacacacacacacacacacacagacacgtgcacacaaacatttggcCTCCTATAGTCAGTAAGCGTGTGACTCTATTAATCTGTGCACTTTGATGTGGATTAAAATGCTGCCTGAGCCACCTAATGAGGCTTTGACTGAGTGCTAATATGAATTTATGCCTGcaagtttgtgtgcgtgtgcatgtgcgcacgcacgcgtgtgtgtaaatgaacTAAGCAATGTAACCACATTGTTCCttgttttaaacacagacaACGCAATGCTCCACATCACTATACCCTTTAAGCATACGGCAGCCTCATGTGCTGAAAACATAAATGCAGCTACACAGTATGACTCGAAGGATACTTGAGTAACGGAGCAACTTCACACCCTTCCCTAATACGAAATTCaagaccaaaacacacaggcGTGCAGAGATGCTACATTGACACAGATGCATCCAtggcacacacaccagtgctcTTGCTCTTGTTAGTGGCTGCCTGTAGCACACGTCTTCAcctcatttatttatgtctcGGCTAAACTGGTGTGGTGTCATTCTCATTGTGCAATGCGCAGCCTGTGTGCAATGACCTCTCGCACTTGGGAATGCAATATCTGTGCCacagttacatttttaacatgcGAGAGCGTTGAAGCCAAACCATCAAAGCTAAATATAGTcgatgtgtgtgttcacctgaCTTACTGTCAGATACTCTTTATTAGCACCTCACATTTTGACTCCTTGGTCATGTTCTGTTCTGTGCTACAACACAATACAGCAAGCCAGTATCCATTGTTTAAgtatatatgtaacatatgtCCATGTAAATATTTCGCACAGGAAGTAAGTTACGAGTGCTCAAGTGGTGGTCTCAGTCACACTGATGCTTTCTCACTTCCTCAGGCgcttttcctcttccttcccCGTGCACGTTTCAGATCCGACGTGGTGGTGCTCTGTTTCTCCTTGGCCAACCCCAACTCCCTGCGCCACGTCCGCACCATGTGGTACCCCGAGATCAAGCACTTCTGCCCCCGCACCCCCATCATCCTGGTGGGCTGCCAGCTGGACCTACGCTACGCCGACTTGGACGCCGTCAACCGCGCCCGTCGGCCCCTGGCCAAGTACGGCTTGTGGGCCTACGCCCTGCCCTCCCGAAATCACCGTTGTACTACAACACAATGCAGAACACTGATGGCAGTTATTTAAGcatatatgtaacatatgtCCATGTAAATATTTCACGCAGGCAGTCTGTTACAAGTGCACAAACAGTCCCCATTCAACGTTCTTTAGTACTGGCATTCAGAATGTATATTGCCACTACCTGAGTACAGTCAGTTACCAAAATATGCTGTTTATCACCATTATTAAATTAACAACCTCATTTGCGGTCCTGGGAGCTACATGCACTTCTCTCATAAGTAGCTGACAGGGCTCCTGAGTGGTGCAACAGAAAAGAGCTCACCCCATCAGTGAGggtttgctggttcaaaccccaatGATGCCACAGGAAGACCCAAGTTGGTGTTGCTCTATGATGGAAGGGATGCAATTATTCTGTCCCTTGTCAATCACAGCAACATTAGCCAATCATGTCCGTGTGCTCATGCAGGCTGACCAAAGCAGCTGGCATGCCGAGCAGTTAGAAAAGGTCTGGCATTTGGCTTCATGTGTGCTGGAGGAAGCACATGCTGTACACACCCTCCAGGGTTGGTAGCTATTGTATAATTGTTTTGGTAGCTGACTGGTGGTAACTGGCATAATGGCTAAAATTGGGaggaaatgtagttttaaaaaaaatggtaataataatTAGCTAATGGGTCAAAACAGGTGTGTTGGAGTAGCAGGAACAGTCATAGTAAAGCATTGGAAGTCCACTAATGCTAGGAATTTcagatgtaaataaaataaactttaatgcattagagttgtttttttccttaagTGGTTATTTTCCTCTCTCCGTCAGACCCATCAAACCTACAGACATCCTTCCACCTGAGCGAGGCCATGAGGTGGCGAAGGAGTTGGGTGTGCCATACTACGAAACCAGCATCGTTGCTCAGTTCGGCGTCAAGGATGTCTTCGACAACGCCATCCGCGCCGCTCTCATCTCTCGCCGGCACCTCCAGTTTTGGAAGTCTCACTTGAGGAAGGTCCAGCGGCCTCTCCTCCAGTCCCCATTCCTGCCCCCCAGGCCTCCGAGGCCTGTGGTGGGCATCCCCGACCCCCCTCCCATGGATGGAGAAGGCCACGAATCCCTCTTCTGTAAGTCCCTGTGTGCTGATGTCCTGTTCCTCCTCCAGGGCGGCTACACGCGTGTCTTTGCCCATAAGGTTTATTTGGCAACCTCCTGCTCCAAGTTTTACGACCTGTTCACCATGAACCTTGGGGCcacagaggaggacagtgaCGGGGACGTGCCCCTGCagggagatgaggaagaggaacagaGTCGAAGAGGAGCCAAAGAGCAGGCAGGACGCACCAAAAGTCTGGACATTGATAAAGAGGGTAAGGGGGGCAGCCTCCAGAGGCCACTAATGCTTGAGCAGGGCTCACTGAGGACTTCCCAAAGCGATAACTTCTTACCGGCCAAGACCCTGTGCCCAGTGGGGCCCCTGGGAGCTGGCCGTGCCCTTCTGGGATGGGGACGGGGGTTCCTCAGCGTCTGCCTTGAGAGAGTGGACGACCCAGTAACTGGTCGGTCAAGGCCCATGACGGTGGTTTCCATGGACGAGCTCATCCAGGAAGCCCCTTTCCGGGTAAGCACACAGGCAGCTCAGTACACTTTCCGCCAGGCATGTAAAACCCCTGAAGTCCTGGCGTGCCACGGAATAATGGAGTTtagctttttctctctttaccAAGCCTAAGTTGACTCATAAAATTAGCTGATGAGGGGAATCCGTTATGGTAATTTAGGGAAATTACAAAACTCCACTGTGGCCCTTCAGGATTGATGCCTTGAATCAATACTTTAGATGCTGCAAagaaaattttatatatatttaatagaTTGTGTGACATGTAATTAGGTATAtctaacattaaaaacatgttaaacactGTACTACATGATGAAATTTCAGAATAAGTAGGAGAGAAGATTGTGGTTAGTGCTGGCAAGAACAGCTCAAaccctaaataaataaataaataaataaatagataaaataagTACAAGTAAACCCCAAAATAAATGGTCTGCAAAATCTAAATTAGAGACTTTGTCAAGGggagatatttttaaaagtgatcAGAGGGCAGATTATAATGAATAGGCTGTTTGGTAAAGTAGGGAAGGGGTGCTCGTTTGCCCTGCTGTGGGAGAGTTGAATCCATGTGGTCTTTTTGAACAGAGAACAGAAGTGATGGCTCTGGGAAAGCTTTTATGTACACTTTTAATTGGCAGGCAGAATTCCCACCATGACATAGAAAAATAAGGGGAGATTTTGTTTGAGACCAAAGGCCTGAATGGTAAATGGGAAACCCCACTATTTTGTATGTTCATTTGAACCCGATTTCTTTTTAACTAAGGTAGATTTGATTTGGCAATTAATTTAAAGCCTTATTGACTGTTATCTAGACAAAATGGGATTAAACCAATTAAATATTTGGGTTTGTGCAATTGCAGCTTGAAGTTGTCAAATGGACCTGCGTACCTATTTCAAAATAGTAGTTAAGTTCCGACACATATTGTGTGctgcctccaccccctcccacccTTGCTTGCCCAGGCGGTGCTGCAGTACCTGTACACGGGACACTTGGACGAGGCCCGGGGCGACCTCATGCAGGTGGCCACCATCGCCGAGCTGCTGGAGGTCTTTGATCTGCGCATGATGGTGGCCAATGTGCTAAACCGCGAGAGCTTCATGAACCAGGAGATCACAAAAGCCTTCCACGTGCGTCGCGCCAACCGCATCAAAGAGTGTCTGAGCAAGGGCACCTTTGCCGGTAGGCTCCTTACCATTGCCTCTCATCTCCAGCACTGTATTGTCTTATGAAAACTGCCTTGTTAACGCTGGGCCTGCCTGCTCTCATTATGGGTGTTGCTGTCGGTGATGGTAAGTGTGTTATGACGATGCATAAACATCAGTTATGTAATGTAACTGAGTTTGTCATACCAGCTTCTTGTTGTCTGTGGTCATGAAGCACAGCTGTGTAGTTGCTTTAATATTGCGTTAATAGATTATTATATGCCAAATAAATTCACATGTCCAGcttgctgttcttttttcaATTCCAACATTAAGTGGAATTTGAATAGAACTGCTCAAACTGCAGCGTTGATGTTGCCTTTTAATTCTATTAATCTTTgccataatttatttttttttggttgtaatACATATGAACAACATCTTATCCAGTGTCTGATCTTTTTGTGATGTATTTATATGTGCCTTGGTGATGTGTTTGTTGTACCAAATTGCTTGTTTGTGGCAGTCATGTCTCATGTCTTTTGTGCGTTTTTCTGTTTAACATCTAGTGCTTCTATCTGCTGCTGTGTCCATTTTCCTCTGTCAGGCCATTGCTGTGGTCCAGTCAGCCTACACTATTAACCTTTCATAACCATCATTTTGATATGGGTTtcccatttttcattttcactttggaAATTATACAATGGCTGCTGTTGCAAACTTTGTTTGGCAGGTTTGGTGGAATGGACAAGTGTAACTGTCTGTAGTCTGTAGAGGGAACTTCAGTCACCTTTTAGTCACATAGCTTGATCTGCCCTCTGACCCGATTTGTGCAAACTGCaacctgaaaaatgtttttgttgttgaagTGTAAGTACATGCAGGGTAAATTGGCCATTTGGAAGCAGCAGAACTAGACTGACACCGTTTTTATCTACCTCGAGTGTACAGCCCGGCCTGTCCTAGAAAGATATCTAACTGAGGACATAAATTCAAGGGaaatttttttctcttctttcttgcAGACTGCCTTTTTCTGTGTTGAGGACCTAATTTTAGGCATTGTTTCACAGTGCTGGAAGGATGCCATGCTGAAAGTCAAAGCACAGTTGTCTAGGCATCTTTTAGTGAACTTCGAGCAGACAAAGAGGTTAATCATCCATTACTTCAGCAGTTACCCAGCTAGCTACCACGATCTAGTTACTGAGCTTAATGATCAGTGTTGTGAAGTCAGAGCCTTTCAATCCTTCAGAGAAGGTGCAACAAAAAGGTGGCTGgaacaatataatataaatgtattcataagtgaaatgaaagaaaatgaaccTATTCATAGGTGCTGCTTTACATATTCTTGGATGTGTTTCTATCCAAGAGTGGTACTAATCAAAACAGCTGAGAAGTATGTCTACCGGCACTCGTTCCTGTGTATGTGCCTCCGTACCTCTTCTGGTGATATTTTGTAGGGTTCTGTAATGGAAGTCcattagcaaaatgacaggaaatctgaccaatgaaatttGATTCTCATCATGGCGGCTGGCATCTGTCTGAGCATTCTGAAGCTAGagcattattagtaaaacatcACTGTCTATGCACATGCTaccttagccagctaacttcAGATGGCTACAAGTGAGGGAGAAGTTGCCACGTACATAATTGAAAAGTCTTTCTCAAGGCGCCTGCCCGTCAATGAAACTCTCACAGAAATTCAGCGAGGTCCGCTAACTTTCTGGGAAAAAGTTATATACATATAGTTATTTTCAGAGTGTCTGTAAGATAAACTATGAAAGGTATACCTGACTAACAGCTAGCCTGCAGCATACAAgccacttttgttttgtcatctGTAGTTGTAGTTTGAGAACTGCTGAGCCACATTTTGGAATCTAAACAAGAAGCCGTGGCTGCatgtaactttaaaaaaaatatatatatatatattatttatttggggGGGCTTTATACACCGCACACCACTATTAATGATAACACATTAATATATTATGATATTCTAATTATATTTCTTGAATTCCTTTGTATCCTAAAGGAATGTTTCAGTATTTGAAACCATGTTAGGAGTGACAGAGATAAAAGCAAAGTTTAGAAAAGTGGGGTATTCCctaaaatgaatataatttgGATTGACCTATATGCCATGAAAAACATGCAGCTAATAATGATTTGAGACTAAAACTTGCAGCTCAAGCCTTTAGCCTTGACGCACTCATTTTAGCTAGCGTTAATTCTTCAGATAATTTGCTTCGCACAGTTGGAATACAATGCAGTTCAAGCCAAGTAAATAGCCATTTGACAGTTAATGTTTGCAGTTCTAGTCTTGTTGGATAAGTCTATTAACTTTAACATCAGGAGGAATGTGTGCCTATCCTTCCTTGCAAATTGTCAGTTTATTTTGGGAACGGCAATGGATGATGCGGATTTCCCATGTCATGGGAAGGTTGAAACTAACACTGggatattcattttattttcttatgccCCAACTGCTGGGCCCTTCCTCAGTGTTTTCTGTCTTACATAAGCCTCGTCTGTCTATTTATtacttgtttgtctgtctatttgtctctccgtctgtctctccgtGTTCGTCTGTTGGTCTTCCTCCTCTGTAGCCCCGACTCTGTGACACACGCCAAGATGTGTACTCTTTTCCGACTGGTTTTAGATGTGGTGTTCCAATTGGACGATGGGTACCTGCCGGCCCACAAGCCCCTGCTCATCTCCAGCTGTGATTGGATGGCAGCCATGTTTCGTGGGTCTTTCATGGAGAGCTACATCGAGGAGGTAAGCAGAGATTTTCAGATTTGTATATAAATCTGGTGTGTGTACAATATGAATCAAAATGTATGTGAGCAATATGAATCAAAAACGTACCAACAAACTTACCAAAAACTATAAATTCTCTTCTGTATTGACCCAGATATCACATGGATATTTCAAAGTAATACAATCAGAAGCATTATAGGACcattacacattaaaaaatgtaacgtCATAAGTTTGGTTGAACATTCCTTTAACGCCACTGATTGGACAAGGTCACCCTGTTCCTGCCTAACCATTCCCAGGGGCGCCTTAACAGAAAACTGGCACAGGTAGTTGAAACTAGGCCACCGGCATGACAGATGACCCACATTGCAGTGCTGGTGGCAGGAGACCATCGTGTCCGCTTGGATGAGTGATGCAGCCCACTGGCTTCACTGTCCCCCTGAGGAGAGGACGCGGGTCCGGCGAGACCAGGAGACTTTAAAGGAGGTCATGGACCACTGGTAGTGCGCTCGCCGATGCCCATATGGGCACACAAGCCTCTGCCCGGGAGACGCCTGCTTTGTGTCTGCTGCTCCAAAACACAAAGCCACTGAGAGCAGAAGTGTCTGGCTCTTGTCTGCACTTGCCTAGTTTAGAGGTCCAGAAGTAATCCTTAAGAGAGCATTAAGAATTTGCAATTTGACTGAAGAAGTAGGGTGACCAGAGGGAGTGTAAAATTCCCTGATGGCTCACATTGCCACTAGtttcagcatttaaaatgcattgttGCATGAGAGCTTGTAGAGTTCAATATTGTTAAAATactcaaataacaaaaaatacttttgttgtttttttttttaaaagggacAAAAACTAGACTCTCTAGCTGCATATTGGTAGGGAAAAAATCTGTAGATTTGCTGCTGAGCATTTTCTATAGCTGGAGGTGTTGCATTTGAAGCAGTTTCAGCCTTTtgtatgttaaaaataattgacCGTTTCAAATATGTTCAAATGAATCcattctttgcaataaatatttttgatttgtTATGAATATTGTGTTGCAGAAGGCAAAGCATAAATTGTTAGGAACCTCAAATTGTATGAGGAGACCTTGGTGTCTCAGAGTTACACTTTCGTTCTCTGCATGGCTTGCAGTGACAGGAAGTGTGTTCTTGGGTGTTTCCTGAGCTGATACCACTGTTGCTTCACAAATGTTCTTTTATTATATGAAGCACAAGctaagaaaaaaatagaattgtgtaatgtgtaaagcTTCCTATGAAGCTGCATCGGTATATTTGGTCCATCATCGGTCATTATTTATCATGTATTGGAAACTTCTCTAATAACCTGCACAGCTTTTCATATCCCCCTATAGAATGCAATGGTGGGCTTAATATGCATTACTCTGTGCAAAGCAATAGATGAAAAGGATCTCCAATGAATTTAGCATCATGACTTTTTAATTCAAGCCTATTAGTCATGTAGCAAGGCTAAGGTTTCGCCGGATTTCGCTCCAAAGCGTGTCACGTGTGCTACTGTACCCAGGTCAGTATTCCCTGCAACATGCTCTACAGTTTCCCCAGACACCCAGCTGCCTGCTCAAGTTCTAGAAAGATGAACCCCCTGAGTGCAGGGTTCCAGGGCCTGACCAGCCCAAGTGAGATGGAGAATGAAAACAAGGCCTGTGGAACGGCAAGAGAACAGGATCGGCCAGTGTAGCCTTACAGGCAATGCAGTAAGCTAAACTTACAGTGAGAGCAGGAGCTCATGCAGGAAATGAGACACTGGACACCTTTTCCATTCTGACAGCTCTGGACGGGAGGTCACCTGAAGAGTAGAGCAAGGTGCCAGCAAACAAAAAGACCACGTGCCATCGCATGGCTCTGACAAATGTTGAATTTTTGAATAATATTTGCACAGAATATTAAACCTACCTAAACTATTGAAGCACAAATTAGGCTCAATTTGGAATGGTTTTAGCTTGTAGTTATTAGTGGTCCATTAGTCTGAAGCAAAGCTTTCTGAAGTAGCATTTAGTCTTCTCTGCAGGCTCATGTTCTCTGCAGGCTCATGTTCTCTGCAGGCTCATGTTCTCATAGGCTGTTTAACTTGTGTATCGCTTGAACGAATGCAATCCTTTTTAATTGGTTAGTCTCACAAACAGTGAGCACTGGTCAGCAAAGCCGCCTTTGGGCAATCTCGCTGCTACACACCTAATAATCAGTCCTTTTACCCCTTTAGCTAGGAACTCTcaggaaaaaaacccacccaTTTCCAAACGTCTGGGGCAAACTGCATGCAAGCAATGCGCGAACAAGCAGCAGTGCGCAAACCAGATGCAGACAGCCAGCAGGTCCCCATTTTTGAGCCTGCCTCAATCTGGCTGGCACGCGCTGGTGGAGCAACTGGCCATAGCGATCGCGGTGTTATTTTTAGAACAGGTTTGAATAGTTGTAGGCCTTGGCGCTTCCTTTGGCGAGCAGCGTGGAGGGTGTTGTATAACTGCATGCAGTGCCGCACAAAGGGTGCACTCAAGTAGTTCCTAAACAGTACTGAAAATAATTTCAGCTCGCTGCTATGCC is a window from the Electrophorus electricus isolate fEleEle1 chromosome 9, fEleEle1.pri, whole genome shotgun sequence genome containing:
- the rhobtb4 gene encoding LOW QUALITY PROTEIN: rho related BTB domain containing 4 (The sequence of the model RefSeq protein was modified relative to this genomic sequence to represent the inferred CDS: deleted 1 base in 1 codon), translating into MWVNSGTVGRALSMDIDTDYERPNVETIKCVVVGDNAVGKTRLICARACNATLTQYQLLATHVPTVWAIDQYRVCQEVLERSRDVVDEVSVSLRLWDTFGDHHKDRRFAYGRSDVVVLCFSLANPNSLRHVRTMWYPEIKHFCPRTPIILVGCQLDLRYADLDAVNRARRPLAKPIKPTDILPPERGHEVAKELGVPYYETSIVAQFGVKDVFDNAIRAALISRRHLQFWKSHLRKVQRPLLQSPFLPPRPPRPVVGIPDPPPMDGEGHESLFCKSLCADVLFLLQGGYTRVFAHKVYLATSCSKFYDLFTMNLGATEEDSDGDVPLQGDEEEEQSRRGAKEQAGRTKSLDIDKEGKGGSLQRPLMLEQGSLRTSQSDNFLPAKTLCPVGPLGAGRALLGWGRGFLSVCLERVDDPVTGRSRPMTVVSMDELIQEAPFRAVLQYLYTGHLDEARGDLMQVATIAELLEVFDLRMMVANVLNRESFMNQEITKAFHVRRANRIKECLSKGTFADVVFQLDDGYLPAHKPLLISSCDWMAAMFRGSFMESYIEEVSIPNTSTACMRAVLEYLYCGLLTPCRELEPMDLIILANRLCLPRLVALTEQHAVEELLQWAVKGADIDGQVLNYLEMAQFHNAKQLFTWCLHHICTNYNSVCRNFPKDMKTMSPENQKHFEKHRWPPVWFLKEEDRYIRSKKEREREEEILRKQHTKRSWFFWRHPASPRATSPDGGAAPISVRRPLPPQDLRLNPKETPVHVQCALATGS